A stretch of Nonomuraea africana DNA encodes these proteins:
- a CDS encoding penicillin-binding transpeptidase domain-containing protein, which produces MRARARRVLAVAATMAVAGTTLTGCFEEPSAHEAVRDFLVGWQSGDYDLAAGRTDGDPAVVRKALHDARVHLDAASFRFHIRSLTENGGESIADFDAEVDLGENNSLWEYTSRLPLHLVDGVWKVRWSPSVIHPQLKEGQRFAVDPKPEVRRPVLDRTGEPLQADTTLYVAGVTPATLGDNAEKVGEQLAALTGFAQDRLLSRIRSAPPRTFVPLVTFGWRKYASLKSKLDDIPGVTIDEQKQPVAPAPPEQIVGRVSALTAESEQELGGPQRAGDSVGLSGLQKAYQDHLTGSTQTSVITLDLKTGEQVAELKKWPGRPNAPVETTIDSSIQAASETALAGTRSAVMVAVKASTGEVLAVSASDNVKEDKALAGKYPAGNAFSIIAAEALLRKGVKPSQRLACPAERTVGGARFEQTGLTAGGTQSFQSSFARSCVTALAALARRVSGDDLDKSAADLGIGKPWKLPLNSFSGKVGDLDSDADKAKAIAGQNVEVSPLAMALVAGAVASGTWHPPLLVTKPPTPDPAAEVLPTTPPAPVALDAKVLPVLRAMMRSGVRSGTAGAAAAGGEPVHGIAAPVTGKSKNQAWFVGWQGDVAVAVLAENADPAAYAGRFFAAVRDPA; this is translated from the coding sequence ATGAGGGCTCGCGCTCGCAGGGTCCTGGCCGTTGCCGCCACGATGGCGGTCGCGGGCACGACGCTGACCGGCTGTTTCGAGGAGCCGTCCGCGCACGAGGCGGTGCGCGACTTCCTCGTCGGCTGGCAGTCAGGCGACTACGACCTGGCTGCCGGCCGTACCGACGGTGATCCCGCCGTGGTACGCAAGGCGCTGCACGACGCCCGCGTCCACCTCGACGCGGCCTCCTTCCGCTTCCACATCAGGAGCCTGACGGAGAACGGCGGCGAGTCGATCGCCGACTTCGATGCCGAGGTCGACCTGGGCGAGAACAACTCGCTCTGGGAGTACACCAGCAGGCTGCCGCTCCACCTGGTCGACGGGGTGTGGAAAGTGCGGTGGTCGCCGAGCGTCATCCATCCGCAGCTGAAGGAGGGTCAGCGCTTCGCGGTCGATCCCAAGCCCGAGGTGCGCCGGCCGGTGCTCGACCGCACGGGTGAGCCGCTGCAGGCCGACACCACCCTCTACGTGGCCGGCGTGACCCCTGCCACCCTCGGCGACAACGCCGAGAAGGTGGGCGAGCAACTCGCCGCGCTCACCGGGTTCGCCCAGGACCGGCTGCTGAGCCGCATCAGGTCGGCGCCGCCCCGCACGTTCGTGCCGCTCGTCACCTTCGGCTGGCGCAAGTACGCCTCGCTCAAGTCCAAGCTCGACGACATCCCCGGCGTGACCATCGACGAGCAGAAGCAGCCCGTCGCGCCGGCGCCGCCCGAGCAGATCGTGGGCAGGGTGAGCGCCCTGACCGCCGAGAGCGAGCAGGAGCTCGGCGGCCCGCAGCGGGCGGGCGACTCCGTCGGCCTGTCCGGCCTGCAGAAGGCCTACCAGGACCACCTGACCGGATCCACCCAGACCTCGGTGATCACGCTCGACCTCAAGACGGGCGAGCAGGTCGCCGAGCTGAAGAAGTGGCCTGGCCGGCCCAACGCGCCGGTCGAGACCACGATCGACAGCTCGATCCAGGCCGCGTCGGAGACCGCGCTGGCCGGCACCCGCTCCGCCGTGATGGTCGCGGTCAAGGCGTCGACGGGTGAGGTGCTGGCGGTGAGCGCTTCGGACAACGTCAAGGAGGACAAGGCGCTGGCGGGCAAGTATCCAGCGGGCAACGCCTTCTCGATCATCGCGGCCGAGGCGCTACTGAGAAAAGGCGTCAAGCCGAGCCAGCGGCTGGCCTGCCCGGCGGAGCGTACGGTCGGCGGGGCCAGGTTCGAGCAGACGGGCCTGACCGCCGGCGGCACCCAGAGCTTCCAGAGCAGCTTCGCCCGCAGCTGCGTGACGGCGCTGGCCGCGCTGGCGCGCAGGGTCAGCGGCGACGACCTGGACAAGAGCGCGGCCGACCTCGGCATCGGCAAGCCGTGGAAGCTGCCGCTGAACTCCTTCAGCGGCAAGGTGGGCGACCTCGACAGCGACGCCGACAAGGCCAAGGCCATCGCCGGGCAGAACGTCGAGGTGAGCCCGCTGGCGATGGCGCTGGTGGCGGGGGCCGTCGCCTCCGGCACCTGGCATCCGCCACTGCTGGTCACCAAGCCGCCGACGCCCGATCCCGCCGCTGAGGTGCTGCCCACCACGCCGCCCGCTCCCGTGGCGCTCGACGCCAAGGTGCTGCCGGTGCTGCGGGCGATGATGCGCTCAGGCGTCCGTTCGGGCACGGCCGGCGCGGCGGCCGCGGGTGGTGAGCCGGTCCACGGGATCGCCGCTCCCGTGACGGGCAAGAGCAAGAACCAGGCGTGGTTCGTCGGCTGGCAGGGGGATGTGGCGGTGGCCGTCCTGGCCGAGAACGCCGACCCCGCGGCCTACGCGGGCCGCTTCTTCGCGGCCGTGCGTGACCCTGCGTGA
- the ftsX gene encoding permease-like cell division protein FtsX, with translation MRANFILSEVWIGLRRNLTMTIAVIVTVAVAMALLGVGLMINAQVGLMKDFWSDKVEVSVYLCKKDSPFEKCKASPKGVSDAERAQLQQQLEGLPQVEKVFHENQAMAFDNFKKAQSANSILAQVVDVKDMPESFRVKLKNPDEYQDVITAANGMKGVSTVIDQRAQLENFFGMLEKLRYAALAVALILVLAAILLIGNTVRLSAFNRRRETGIMRLVGASNLYIQLPFVMEGMIAGLIGGVVSAVMLIVAKVFLFEGTTSAFAANSQLGWNDVAWVITLTMVIGVVICVLASFVTLRRYLRV, from the coding sequence ATGCGGGCGAACTTCATCCTCTCCGAGGTCTGGATCGGCCTCCGTCGCAACCTGACCATGACGATCGCGGTAATCGTCACCGTGGCTGTCGCCATGGCCCTGCTGGGCGTCGGGTTGATGATCAACGCCCAGGTCGGCCTGATGAAGGACTTCTGGTCCGACAAGGTCGAGGTCTCGGTCTACCTGTGCAAGAAGGACTCTCCCTTCGAAAAGTGCAAGGCCTCCCCCAAGGGGGTCAGCGACGCCGAGCGCGCTCAGCTCCAGCAGCAGCTGGAGGGTCTGCCCCAGGTCGAGAAGGTCTTCCACGAGAACCAGGCGATGGCCTTCGACAACTTCAAGAAGGCGCAGTCGGCCAACTCGATCCTGGCGCAGGTCGTCGACGTCAAGGACATGCCGGAGTCGTTCCGCGTCAAGCTGAAGAACCCCGACGAGTACCAGGACGTCATCACCGCCGCCAACGGCATGAAGGGCGTCTCCACGGTCATCGACCAACGGGCCCAGCTGGAGAACTTCTTCGGGATGCTGGAGAAGCTCCGCTACGCGGCGCTGGCCGTGGCGCTGATCCTGGTCCTGGCGGCGATCCTGCTGATCGGCAACACCGTCAGGCTCTCGGCGTTCAACCGGCGCAGGGAGACGGGCATCATGCGGCTGGTCGGCGCCTCCAACCTCTACATCCAACTGCCGTTCGTGATGGAGGGCATGATCGCCGGTCTGATCGGCGGTGTGGTCTCCGCGGTCATGCTGATCGTCGCGAAGGTCTTCCTGTTCGAGGGGACCACCTCGGCGTTCGCCGCCAACAGCCAGCTCGGATGGAACGACGTGGCCTGGGTCATCACGCTCACCATGGTGATCGGCGTGGTGATCTGTGTGCTCGCGTCGTTCGTGACGCTCCGCCGTTACCTGCGGGTCTGA
- the ftsE gene encoding cell division ATP-binding protein FtsE — protein sequence MIHFDNVTKVYANQNRPALDHVSVDVDKGEFVFLVGPSGSGKSTFLRLILKEERPNSGAIHVAGKDLGKLSNFKVPHLRRRIGCVFQDFRLLPNKNVYENVAFALEVIGKPRRFIRKVVPEVIELVGLEGKAHRMPDELSGGEQQRVAMARAFVNRPMILLADEPTGNIDPATSIGIMKVLDRINRTGTTVVMATHDAAIVDSMRKRVVELEDGKIVRDQSRGVYGQAY from the coding sequence GTGATCCATTTCGATAATGTCACCAAGGTCTACGCGAACCAGAACAGGCCCGCTCTCGACCACGTGTCTGTAGACGTGGACAAGGGCGAGTTCGTGTTCCTCGTCGGTCCCTCGGGATCCGGGAAGTCCACCTTCCTGCGGCTGATCCTCAAGGAGGAGAGGCCCAACTCCGGTGCGATCCATGTCGCCGGCAAGGATCTCGGGAAGCTGTCCAACTTCAAGGTGCCGCACCTGCGCCGCCGCATCGGCTGCGTGTTCCAGGACTTCAGGCTGCTCCCCAACAAGAACGTCTACGAGAACGTGGCGTTCGCTCTCGAGGTCATCGGCAAGCCCAGGCGGTTCATCCGCAAGGTCGTGCCCGAGGTCATCGAGCTGGTCGGTCTTGAGGGCAAGGCACACCGCATGCCCGACGAGCTGTCAGGTGGCGAGCAGCAGCGGGTCGCGATGGCCCGCGCGTTCGTGAACAGGCCGATGATCCTGCTGGCCGACGAGCCGACAGGAAACATCGACCCCGCCACGAGCATCGGCATCATGAAGGTGCTCGACAGGATCAACAGGACCGGCACCACTGTCGTCATGGCCACGCACGACGCCGCCATCGTCGACTCCATGCGCAAGCGGGTCGTGGAGCTGGAGGACGGAAAGATCGTCCGCGACCAGTCGCGTGGCGTCTACGGCCAGGCGTACTAA
- the smpB gene encoding SsrA-binding protein SmpB: MPRETGRKLIAQNKRARHDYNVDETFEAGLVLQGTEVKSLRAGKASLVDGYASIDDGEAWLLNVFIPEYSQGTWTNHAARRKRKLLLNRKEIDKLAAKVKEGGLTIVPLSLYFKDGRAKIEIGLARGKKDWDKRQTLKEQQDKREMARAIRHRAR; this comes from the coding sequence ATGCCACGTGAGACCGGGCGCAAGCTCATCGCCCAGAACAAGCGTGCCCGCCACGACTACAACGTCGACGAAACCTTCGAGGCGGGTCTGGTGCTGCAGGGCACCGAGGTGAAGTCGTTGCGGGCGGGCAAGGCGTCGCTGGTCGACGGCTACGCCTCCATCGACGACGGCGAGGCGTGGCTGCTCAACGTCTTCATCCCCGAATACTCCCAGGGGACGTGGACGAACCACGCCGCCCGCCGCAAGCGCAAGCTCCTGCTCAACCGCAAGGAGATCGACAAGCTCGCCGCCAAGGTCAAGGAGGGCGGGCTGACGATCGTGCCGCTGTCGCTCTACTTCAAGGACGGCAGGGCCAAGATCGAGATCGGTCTCGCGCGCGGTAAGAAGGACTGGGACAAGCGGCAGACGCTGAAGGAGCAGCAGGACAAGCGGGAGATGGCGCGGGCGATCCGCCATCGCGCCCGATGA
- the prfB gene encoding peptide chain release factor 2, with protein sequence MADIDPAEEISALAGTLRSIQDVLDLDSMRKQIEELEQQVAAPDLWDDPDQAQKVTSKLSHLQGELNRVEALGRRLDDLTVLFELAAEEDDADTRVEADKELAALRSDIGAMEVRTLLSGEYDAREALVTINSQAGGVDAADWAEMLLRMYLRWAERKGYSTEVYDTSYAEEAGIKSATFAVKAPYAYGTLRGEHGTHRLVRISPFDNQGRRQTSFAGVDIVPVVEQTDHIDINEDDLRVDVYRSSGPGGQGVNTTDSAVRITHIPTGIVVSCQNERSQLQNRASAMNVLQAKLLERKRQEEAEKMSELRGASTTSWGTQIRNYVLHPYQIVKDLRTAHEAGNPTAVLDGDLDGFIESEIRWMRRQESAE encoded by the coding sequence GTGGCAGACATCGATCCGGCAGAAGAGATCAGCGCGCTCGCGGGCACCCTGCGGAGCATTCAGGACGTTCTCGACCTCGACTCCATGCGCAAGCAGATCGAGGAGCTGGAGCAGCAGGTCGCCGCACCTGATCTGTGGGACGACCCCGACCAGGCGCAGAAGGTCACCAGCAAACTCTCCCACCTGCAGGGCGAGCTCAACCGCGTCGAGGCGCTGGGGCGCAGGCTCGACGACCTGACGGTCCTGTTCGAGCTGGCCGCCGAGGAGGACGACGCCGACACGAGGGTGGAGGCCGACAAGGAGCTGGCGGCGCTGCGCTCCGACATCGGCGCGATGGAGGTCCGCACCCTGCTGTCGGGCGAGTACGACGCCCGCGAGGCGCTCGTCACCATCAACTCCCAGGCCGGTGGCGTCGACGCGGCCGACTGGGCCGAGATGCTGCTGCGCATGTACCTGCGCTGGGCCGAGCGCAAGGGCTACTCCACCGAGGTCTACGACACCTCCTACGCCGAAGAGGCCGGCATCAAGTCCGCCACCTTCGCCGTGAAGGCGCCCTACGCCTACGGCACGCTGCGCGGCGAGCACGGCACCCACCGCCTGGTCCGCATCAGCCCCTTCGACAACCAGGGCCGCCGCCAGACCTCGTTCGCGGGCGTCGACATCGTGCCGGTCGTCGAGCAGACCGACCACATCGACATCAACGAGGACGACCTGCGCGTCGACGTCTACCGCTCCAGCGGCCCCGGCGGCCAGGGCGTCAACACCACCGACTCGGCGGTGCGCATCACCCACATCCCGACCGGCATCGTGGTCTCCTGCCAGAACGAGCGCTCCCAGCTGCAGAACCGCGCCTCGGCGATGAACGTCCTGCAGGCCAAGCTGCTCGAGCGCAAGCGGCAGGAGGAGGCGGAGAAGATGTCGGAGCTGCGCGGCGCCTCGACCACGTCGTGGGGCACGCAGATCCGCAACTACGTGCTGCACCCCTACCAGATCGTGAAGGACCTGCGCACGGCACACGAGGCCGGCAACCCGACCGCGGTCCTCGACGGCGACCTCGACGGCTTCATCGAGAGCGAGATCCGCTGGATGCGCCGCCAGGAGTCGGCGGAATAA